In one window of Chryseobacterium viscerum DNA:
- a CDS encoding SDR family oxidoreductase, which yields MKTQNKSESKSKVPKEGLFPEIIRNDYQGSRKLKGKKAVISGGDSGIGQAVAVHFAREGADVAIIYKESNDDAKETQKLVEKEGQKCLLIKGDLTRKVFRTKCADKIKKEWKKLDILVNNAGIHTSKSSLEKISDEQIQETFDTNIISMISFTRNFLPLIGKGGRIICTTSVTAYRGSDHLLDYAATKGAVLSFIRSLADNLAGKGILVNGIAPGPIWTPLVKEAFDDLSRFGKDTPLKRAGQPSEVAPAYVFLASKDASYITGEIIHINGGDFVGG from the coding sequence ATGAAGACACAGAACAAATCAGAATCTAAGTCAAAAGTCCCTAAAGAAGGGCTGTTTCCGGAAATTATCCGGAACGATTATCAGGGAAGCCGGAAGCTGAAGGGTAAAAAAGCAGTTATTTCCGGGGGAGACAGCGGCATAGGACAGGCTGTAGCCGTTCATTTTGCCAGAGAAGGAGCAGACGTTGCTATTATCTATAAAGAAAGTAATGATGATGCCAAAGAAACCCAAAAACTGGTTGAAAAAGAGGGACAGAAGTGCTTACTTATAAAAGGTGATCTTACCCGGAAAGTATTCAGAACCAAATGTGCGGACAAGATTAAAAAAGAATGGAAGAAACTTGATATTCTGGTTAATAATGCCGGAATTCATACCTCTAAAAGCAGTCTGGAAAAAATCTCTGATGAACAGATTCAGGAAACATTTGATACCAATATCATTTCTATGATTTCTTTCACCAGAAATTTTCTTCCGCTGATCGGAAAAGGAGGAAGAATTATCTGTACAACCTCTGTCACAGCGTACCGCGGAAGTGATCATTTACTTGACTATGCGGCTACAAAAGGAGCGGTGTTGTCTTTTATCCGTTCATTGGCGGATAATCTTGCCGGAAAAGGAATTCTGGTGAATGGAATTGCACCCGGACCTATTTGGACTCCGCTTGTGAAAGAAGCTTTTGATGACCTTTCCAGGTTTGGAAAAGATACTCCGCTGAAGCGTGCGGGACAGCCGTCGGAAGTAGCTCCGGCTTATGTATTTCTTGCTTCTAAAGATGCAAGCTATATTACAGGAGAAATTATTCATATTAACGGAGGTGATTTCGTCGGAGGATAG
- a CDS encoding ATPase gives MEKLSYEIEINAEPEKVWSVLWGDITYRQWTTAFTDGSFYEGTLEENNIVKFLDPKNNGMYSRVEKVIPNEEIKFLHLGEIYEGIEVPQDWGEATEAYFLEENEEGTLLKTEIQTPAEFKEFFEEKFPKAMTIVKHLSENQL, from the coding sequence ATGGAAAAATTATCATACGAAATAGAAATCAATGCTGAACCTGAAAAAGTATGGAGTGTCCTTTGGGGAGATATTACATACAGGCAATGGACAACAGCATTTACAGATGGTTCTTTCTATGAAGGAACGCTCGAAGAGAATAATATTGTTAAATTTCTTGATCCCAAAAATAATGGGATGTACAGCAGAGTAGAAAAAGTTATTCCCAACGAAGAAATAAAATTTCTGCACCTGGGAGAAATTTATGAAGGGATTGAAGTTCCTCAGGATTGGGGAGAAGCAACAGAAGCTTATTTTCTTGAAGAAAATGAAGAAGGAACACTATTGAAAACAGAAATTCAGACCCCTGCGGAATTTAAAGAATTTTTTGAAGAGAAATTTCCAAAAGCGATGACCATCGTTAAGCATCTTTCAGAAAATCAGCTGTAA
- a CDS encoding SRPBCC family protein, producing the protein METLSYETVIDAPLQKVWDILWNPETYSEWTRFFGAGSVMKSDWKVGGKTYFLNAEGEGMVSTIDSMEEPNQIVFKHLGMVDKNGVEDTQSKEVMEWNGSFEKYFLIDFGGKTKLHAEVQVEKQWEDHMNTGFTKGLTVVKSLAEGVSLDSV; encoded by the coding sequence ATGGAAACCTTATCATACGAAACAGTAATTGATGCTCCTCTACAGAAAGTATGGGACATTCTTTGGAACCCTGAAACTTATAGTGAATGGACCCGGTTTTTCGGTGCAGGATCTGTTATGAAGTCCGATTGGAAGGTAGGTGGAAAGACCTATTTTCTTAATGCTGAGGGAGAAGGAATGGTTTCAACTATAGACAGTATGGAAGAACCCAATCAGATTGTTTTTAAACATCTGGGAATGGTAGATAAAAATGGAGTAGAAGACACTCAAAGCAAAGAAGTAATGGAATGGAACGGAAGCTTTGAAAAATATTTTTTAATAGACTTTGGAGGGAAAACAAAACTTCATGCTGAAGTTCAGGTTGAAAAACAATGGGAAGATCATATGAACACTGGCTTTACAAAAGGATTGACGGTTGTGAAAAGCCTTGCAGAAGGAGTAAGCCTTGATTCTGTGTGA
- a CDS encoding DoxX family protein, with amino-acid sequence MKLLVILFVTCILALLGTFLFQGKPDFIFSGNLGMAVFIIFTGFSHFKFQKGMEMMIPDFMPAKMFWVYCTGVLEIAAGIGLMIPAIREITAILLIVFYVLVFIANINSSRKKINIFKADYTGPGMKYFYTQRIPMQIILIVWTWYFGIYLH; translated from the coding sequence ATGAAACTACTCGTAATACTTTTCGTAACATGTATTTTGGCTTTACTAGGGACTTTTTTGTTTCAGGGGAAGCCGGATTTTATATTCTCTGGAAACCTGGGAATGGCTGTATTTATCATATTTACAGGTTTTTCTCATTTTAAGTTTCAAAAAGGGATGGAAATGATGATCCCGGATTTTATGCCCGCAAAAATGTTTTGGGTCTATTGTACAGGAGTACTGGAAATTGCCGCGGGAATTGGGCTTATGATTCCGGCTATTCGTGAGATAACCGCAATTTTACTCATTGTTTTTTATGTCCTGGTTTTTATAGCCAATATCAATTCTTCCAGGAAAAAGATTAATATTTTTAAAGCCGATTACACAGGTCCTGGAATGAAGTACTTTTATACTCAAAGGATTCCCATGCAGATTATCTTAATCGTCTGGACATGGTATTTCGGAATATATTTACACTAA
- a CDS encoding S9 family peptidase — MNLNHNIFGTALIVLSTIMTNAQSSTAKLPGDPTLPSSKANLEKLISYDKGNFKYKVEDYFARPKASAFKISPDGKYLSYKEKDQDKKNHVYVKDLSSGKITKAIVEKDDLIRGYGWLNKKRLYYTQDRGGNENIHLYAADADGGNQKDLTPFDGVKVQSIIPIKDTDFVVVTLNKNNKQIFEPFKINFVTGEMTQLYENKDVNSPIDDYLFDKDGNLRGYSVLENGLTTKTYYKDLQTGKFNLIKSADWSDTFSIIEFNENSKNKDEAYVVTNLDSDKARIVLYDLKKNAVIKEIYSNPVYDVSSISTAGKNRNYELDFISYEGTKGETVPVSKFYKEIHDKLKAQFGDKEFGIASSDDNNDKLLVVVGSDKLYGTYYEYDTKTKQTKLLYNLMPQLKEEDMAEMRPIEFKSRDGMTIHGYITLPKAALEGKKVPLIVNPHGGPQGIRDSWGFNPETQLFASRGYATLQVNFRISGGYGKSFQKAGYKQIGRKAMDDVEDGVKYAIEQGWVDKDKVAIYGGSHGGYATLMGLIKTPDLYTCGVDYVGVSNIFTFFASFPEYWKPYKEMVKQIWYDLDNPEEAKIAKEVSPVFQIDKIKKPLFVVQGANDPRVNINESDQIVKAMRAKGFEVPYLVKYDEGHGFGKEPNRIELYKSMLGFFAENFNK; from the coding sequence ATGAACCTAAATCACAACATTTTCGGTACAGCCCTTATTGTACTATCTACCATTATGACCAACGCACAGAGCTCTACTGCCAAACTGCCGGGAGATCCTACTTTGCCATCTTCCAAAGCCAATCTTGAGAAGCTGATTTCTTATGACAAAGGAAACTTTAAATACAAAGTGGAAGACTATTTTGCAAGACCAAAAGCTTCAGCATTTAAAATTTCTCCTGACGGAAAATACCTTTCCTATAAAGAAAAAGACCAGGATAAAAAGAACCACGTGTATGTAAAAGACCTGAGTTCAGGAAAAATTACCAAAGCCATCGTGGAAAAAGATGATCTGATCAGAGGCTATGGCTGGCTGAACAAAAAACGCCTTTACTACACTCAGGATAGAGGAGGAAATGAGAACATTCATTTGTATGCTGCAGATGCAGATGGTGGAAATCAGAAGGACTTGACACCATTTGACGGAGTAAAAGTACAATCAATTATTCCTATAAAAGATACGGATTTTGTTGTAGTTACCCTCAATAAAAATAATAAACAGATTTTTGAGCCTTTTAAAATCAATTTCGTTACCGGAGAAATGACCCAGCTATATGAAAATAAAGATGTCAACAGTCCTATTGACGACTATCTTTTTGATAAAGATGGAAATTTGAGAGGTTATAGTGTTCTTGAAAACGGATTAACCACAAAAACCTATTATAAAGATCTGCAGACAGGAAAATTCAATCTGATTAAATCTGCAGATTGGTCTGATACTTTCAGCATTATAGAATTTAATGAAAATTCTAAAAATAAAGATGAAGCGTATGTAGTAACGAATCTGGATAGCGATAAAGCGAGAATTGTGCTGTATGATCTGAAAAAAAATGCTGTGATAAAAGAGATTTATTCTAATCCTGTATATGATGTAAGCTCCATAAGCACTGCCGGTAAAAACAGAAATTACGAACTTGATTTTATAAGCTATGAAGGAACTAAAGGAGAAACAGTTCCGGTAAGTAAATTTTATAAAGAAATACATGACAAATTAAAAGCTCAGTTTGGAGATAAGGAATTTGGGATTGCTTCTTCAGATGATAATAATGATAAACTTCTGGTTGTGGTAGGAAGTGATAAGCTCTACGGAACCTATTATGAATATGACACCAAAACCAAGCAGACCAAACTTCTCTACAACCTGATGCCTCAGCTGAAGGAAGAAGATATGGCTGAAATGAGACCTATCGAATTTAAAAGCAGAGATGGAATGACCATTCATGGATATATTACATTGCCTAAAGCAGCACTGGAAGGTAAAAAAGTTCCTTTGATTGTAAATCCTCATGGCGGCCCGCAGGGAATCAGAGACAGCTGGGGATTCAATCCGGAAACACAATTGTTTGCAAGCAGAGGATATGCTACTCTTCAGGTGAACTTCAGAATTTCAGGAGGATATGGAAAATCATTCCAGAAAGCCGGATACAAACAAATCGGAAGAAAAGCCATGGATGATGTGGAAGATGGTGTAAAATACGCCATTGAACAGGGATGGGTAGATAAAGATAAAGTAGCTATTTACGGAGGAAGCCATGGAGGGTATGCAACATTAATGGGATTGATCAAAACTCCGGATTTGTATACCTGTGGAGTGGATTACGTAGGAGTATCCAATATTTTTACCTTCTTTGCTTCTTTCCCGGAATACTGGAAACCTTATAAAGAAATGGTAAAACAAATCTGGTATGATCTGGATAATCCAGAAGAAGCTAAAATTGCTAAGGAAGTTTCTCCCGTGTTCCAGATTGATAAAATCAAGAAACCATTATTTGTGGTGCAGGGAGCTAATGATCCAAGAGTAAACATCAATGAATCTGATCAGATTGTAAAAGCAATGCGTGCTAAAGGTTTTGAAGTTCCTTATCTGGTAAAATATGATGAAGGGCACGGATTTGGAAAAGAACCGAACAGAATTGAACTTTATAAATCCATGTTAGGATTCTTTGCAGAAAATTTTAATAAGTAA
- a CDS encoding RNA polymerase sigma factor, with amino-acid sequence MPQKEKESIISQTVSNYGGKLMSYIRPKVKNTEDAEDILQEVWYQFSSLTNISEIVNVGGWLYRVTANKITDRYRKKKTENLEDFVYEDEDGSFSIKDILLMDESAGPEVKMFQDEIWKKLFEALDELPEKQRLVYVENELNDKTLQEIADEQGENIKTIISRKNYAVKHLRNRLRKLYEDLKS; translated from the coding sequence ATGCCACAGAAAGAGAAAGAAAGCATCATCTCGCAGACCGTTTCCAACTACGGAGGGAAGCTGATGTCTTATATTCGTCCGAAAGTGAAAAACACGGAGGATGCGGAAGATATTCTGCAGGAAGTGTGGTATCAGTTCAGTAGCCTTACGAATATTTCGGAGATCGTAAATGTTGGTGGGTGGTTATACAGAGTAACGGCAAATAAAATCACAGACCGTTACCGCAAAAAGAAAACAGAAAATCTTGAAGATTTCGTATATGAAGATGAAGACGGCAGTTTTTCTATCAAGGATATTCTTCTGATGGATGAGAGCGCTGGCCCTGAAGTGAAAATGTTTCAGGATGAGATCTGGAAAAAACTGTTTGAAGCACTTGATGAACTTCCCGAAAAACAAAGGCTGGTCTACGTAGAAAATGAACTGAATGACAAAACCCTCCAGGAGATTGCCGATGAACAGGGAGAAAACATCAAGACCATCATCAGTAGAAAAAACTATGCTGTGAAGCATTTGAGAAACAGATTGAGAAAATTATACGAAGATTTAAAAAGTTAG
- a CDS encoding alpha/beta hydrolase, producing the protein MKIRNIFMAVLSFFSVIIYGQYSGQKQYVFFLHNKFLEGHSLEEKHPKYEVAEYEEILNKLKDKNTIVISEKRKADTDPIAYAGKVRKQIDSLMKKGIQAGRITVVGTSQGGYIAQYVSYYEKNPDLKFVIIGASFKDDSLEKDKNFKLYGRILSITEKSDDGHLPLSKEQRLMRSDIKDFKEIELNTGLQHGFLFKALNDWITPTKDWVSRK; encoded by the coding sequence ATGAAAATCAGAAATATTTTTATGGCGGTGCTGTCATTTTTCTCAGTCATTATTTATGGGCAGTATTCCGGACAGAAACAATATGTTTTCTTTTTGCATAATAAATTTTTAGAAGGGCATTCTTTAGAGGAGAAGCACCCAAAATACGAGGTTGCAGAATATGAAGAAATACTCAATAAATTAAAGGATAAAAATACGATTGTGATTTCTGAGAAAAGAAAAGCAGATACCGATCCCATAGCGTATGCAGGAAAGGTGAGAAAGCAGATTGACAGTCTGATGAAAAAAGGAATTCAGGCTGGAAGGATTACCGTTGTAGGAACTTCGCAGGGAGGATATATTGCGCAGTATGTGTCTTATTATGAAAAGAATCCGGACTTGAAATTTGTGATTATTGGAGCGAGTTTTAAAGATGATTCTTTGGAAAAAGATAAAAACTTTAAGCTTTATGGAAGAATTCTTTCCATTACGGAGAAATCAGATGACGGGCATCTGCCGTTATCAAAGGAACAGAGATTGATGAGATCTGATATTAAAGATTTTAAAGAAATAGAGCTTAACACTGGTTTACAACATGGTTTTCTTTTTAAAGCACTCAATGATTGGATAACTCCTACTAAGGATTGGGTTTCCCGGAAATAG
- a CDS encoding J domain-containing protein has protein sequence MKDYYYFLGISQDASEEDVKKAYRKLSLKYHPDKNDNDDFFADRFREIQEAYETLSDSVRRRAYDQNLESHQKSFRYNIPPAIKTFTANKIHAKKGEEIIINWQTSNADVVKVLPFGLEKPYGERIFKITEFKDGKFQLLLHATNSLLHKTVVQGITITEVFENDSEKFKNSVEEMFKPQPRTRINKSGQPKIMMLIWGVIILAIAIYMLIKNFN, from the coding sequence ATGAAAGACTACTACTATTTTCTCGGTATATCCCAGGATGCTTCAGAAGAAGACGTCAAAAAAGCGTATCGGAAACTGTCTCTAAAATATCATCCTGATAAAAATGACAATGACGATTTTTTTGCTGACCGTTTTCGTGAAATTCAGGAAGCTTATGAAACATTGAGTGATTCTGTAAGAAGACGCGCTTACGATCAGAATTTAGAAAGTCATCAAAAAAGTTTCAGATATAATATTCCACCTGCAATCAAAACTTTTACAGCGAATAAAATTCACGCAAAAAAAGGGGAGGAGATTATCATCAACTGGCAGACGAGTAATGCCGATGTGGTGAAGGTATTGCCTTTTGGATTGGAAAAGCCGTATGGAGAGAGAATCTTTAAAATCACAGAATTTAAAGACGGAAAATTCCAGCTTCTGCTTCATGCAACGAATTCTCTTTTGCACAAAACCGTTGTTCAGGGAATTACCATCACAGAAGTTTTTGAGAACGATTCTGAAAAATTCAAAAATTCTGTGGAAGAAATGTTTAAGCCACAACCCAGAACACGAATTAACAAATCCGGCCAGCCTAAAATTATGATGCTGATCTGGGGCGTTATTATTTTAGCAATTGCTATTTATATGCTGATAAAAAACTTCAACTAG
- the gcvP gene encoding aminomethyl-transferring glycine dehydrogenase, whose protein sequence is MNTEQFVSRHISLNEADKQAMLEKLGVSSIEELISQTIPSSIRLEKDLEISEPLSEYEMLNHSKELASKNTDYTSYIGFGYHNTLLPSAIQRNIFENPSWYTAYTPYQAEIAQGRLEALLNFQTVVCDLTGFALANASLLDESTAAAEAMHMFFNNRTKDQKKAGANKFFISDLVLPQTVSVLKTKAEGLEIEIVVGDHKTHQFDGSYYGVLLQYPGKNGIVLDYTEDIVEYKKLDLQVAVACDPMALVKLKSPAEMGADCAVGTTQRFGIPLGYGGPHAAFFACREDYKRDIPGRIIGVSQDMYERRALRMALQTREQHIKREKATSNICTAQVLLAVMAGMYAVYHGPKGLNYIADQIHFKANALKNGLKALGYQVVEEPIFDTVKITMAEDEKGRLVRLMLDHKLNLNYFTEGVVSIAINESTTLEKLNYLMASFAQFKDKQTFKLEIKEGYSIPEENLRKDEILTESVFNKYHTETELMRYIKRLERKDLSLTHSMISLGSCTMKLNAATQMLPLSWENWGAVHPFVPVNQAEGYQEMIRELEKDLAEITGFAGTSLQPNSGAQGEYAGLMVIREYHISRGDHHRNVVLIPQSAHGTNPASAAMAGMKIVVVKNLENGEIDFEDLKAKTELHSANLSAVMITYPSTYGFFDANIKEITNLIHEHRGQVYMDGANMNAQVGFTSPGNIGADVCHLNLHKTFAIPHGGGGPGVGPICVAKHLVPFLPSNANIRIGSKEAIEGISAAPYGSGLILNISYSYIKMLGTEGLKKATGHAIMNANYLKEILAEHFPILYSNENGRVAHECIVDFRQFKSLGIEVADVAKRLMDYGFHAPTVSFPVAGTLMIEPTESESKSEIDRFAEALISIKKEIDEIANGEADAANNVLKNAPHTEQLVISDSWDKPYSREKAAYPLEWVRDHKFFASVSRVDEAYGDRNLVCTCEPIEAYM, encoded by the coding sequence ATGAATACAGAACAGTTTGTGAGCCGTCACATTTCCCTTAATGAAGCCGATAAACAGGCGATGTTGGAGAAACTTGGCGTTTCTAGTATTGAAGAGTTAATTTCTCAGACCATTCCATCTTCTATCCGTTTAGAGAAAGATCTTGAGATCTCGGAACCGCTTTCTGAATACGAAATGTTGAACCATTCAAAAGAATTGGCATCTAAAAATACAGATTATACGAGTTATATCGGATTTGGATACCACAATACACTTTTGCCTTCAGCAATCCAGAGAAATATTTTTGAAAACCCTAGCTGGTATACAGCTTATACACCGTATCAGGCAGAAATTGCACAGGGAAGACTTGAAGCTCTTCTTAATTTCCAGACGGTAGTATGTGATCTTACAGGTTTTGCATTGGCTAATGCATCTTTGCTGGATGAATCTACTGCTGCAGCTGAAGCAATGCATATGTTCTTCAACAACAGAACGAAAGATCAGAAAAAAGCAGGAGCTAATAAGTTCTTCATTTCTGACCTTGTTCTTCCTCAAACAGTTTCTGTATTAAAAACAAAAGCTGAAGGATTAGAAATTGAAATTGTAGTAGGAGATCATAAAACACACCAGTTTGATGGTTCTTATTATGGAGTTTTATTACAGTATCCTGGTAAAAACGGAATCGTTTTAGATTATACAGAAGATATCGTAGAATACAAAAAACTGGATCTTCAGGTAGCAGTTGCTTGTGATCCTATGGCTTTGGTTAAACTAAAGTCTCCTGCAGAAATGGGAGCTGACTGTGCGGTAGGTACTACACAGAGATTTGGTATTCCATTAGGATACGGAGGTCCTCACGCAGCTTTCTTTGCTTGTAGAGAAGACTATAAAAGAGATATTCCGGGAAGAATCATCGGAGTTTCTCAGGATATGTACGAAAGACGTGCATTAAGAATGGCACTGCAGACAAGAGAACAGCATATCAAAAGAGAGAAAGCTACTTCAAACATCTGTACAGCTCAGGTTCTTTTGGCGGTAATGGCAGGAATGTATGCTGTTTATCACGGTCCAAAAGGATTAAACTATATTGCAGATCAGATTCACTTTAAAGCAAATGCTTTGAAAAATGGTCTTAAAGCATTAGGTTATCAGGTAGTAGAAGAGCCAATCTTCGATACAGTGAAAATCACAATGGCTGAAGATGAAAAAGGAAGATTAGTAAGATTGATGCTTGATCACAAACTTAACCTTAACTATTTTACAGAAGGTGTGGTAAGTATCGCGATCAACGAAAGTACAACATTAGAAAAATTAAACTATCTGATGGCTTCTTTCGCTCAGTTTAAAGACAAGCAGACTTTCAAATTAGAAATCAAAGAAGGATACAGCATTCCTGAAGAAAATTTAAGAAAAGACGAAATTCTTACGGAATCAGTATTCAATAAATACCACACAGAAACGGAATTGATGCGTTACATCAAACGTCTTGAGAGAAAAGATTTATCATTGACACATTCAATGATTTCTTTAGGATCTTGTACAATGAAACTGAACGCAGCCACTCAGATGTTACCGCTTTCATGGGAAAACTGGGGTGCAGTTCACCCATTTGTACCTGTAAATCAGGCTGAAGGTTACCAGGAAATGATCCGTGAATTAGAGAAAGACTTAGCAGAAATTACAGGTTTTGCAGGAACTTCTCTTCAGCCAAACTCTGGAGCTCAGGGAGAATATGCAGGATTAATGGTAATCAGAGAGTACCATATCTCAAGAGGAGACCACCACAGAAATGTAGTGTTGATCCCTCAGTCTGCACACGGAACCAACCCGGCTTCTGCAGCTATGGCAGGAATGAAAATCGTAGTTGTGAAAAACCTTGAAAACGGTGAAATCGACTTCGAAGATCTTAAAGCTAAAACAGAACTTCATTCAGCAAACTTATCAGCTGTAATGATTACTTATCCGTCTACTTACGGATTCTTTGATGCAAACATTAAAGAAATTACCAACCTTATCCACGAACACAGAGGACAGGTATATATGGATGGTGCCAACATGAACGCTCAGGTAGGATTTACAAGTCCTGGAAACATCGGAGCTGACGTTTGCCACCTTAACCTTCACAAAACTTTCGCAATTCCTCACGGAGGTGGAGGTCCTGGAGTAGGCCCAATTTGTGTAGCTAAACACTTAGTACCTTTCCTTCCTTCCAACGCGAATATCAGAATCGGGTCTAAAGAAGCTATTGAAGGTATTTCTGCTGCACCTTACGGTTCAGGATTGATCCTAAATATTTCTTATTCTTACATCAAAATGTTAGGAACTGAAGGTCTTAAAAAGGCTACAGGACACGCTATCATGAATGCTAACTATCTGAAAGAAATTTTAGCTGAGCATTTCCCTATCTTATATTCAAACGAAAACGGAAGAGTAGCTCACGAATGTATCGTAGATTTCCGTCAGTTCAAATCTTTAGGAATTGAAGTGGCTGATGTGGCGAAGAGATTAATGGATTATGGTTTCCATGCTCCTACCGTTTCTTTCCCGGTTGCAGGTACATTGATGATTGAGCCTACAGAATCTGAAAGCAAGTCTGAAATTGATCGTTTTGCAGAAGCATTGATCTCTATCAAAAAAGAAATTGATGAAATTGCTAACGGAGAAGCAGATGCGGCTAACAACGTATTGAAAAATGCTCCTCACACAGAACAATTGGTAATCTCTGATTCTTGGGATAAACCATATAGCAGAGAAAAGGCAGCTTATCCATTAGAGTGGGTAAGGGACCACAAATTCTTCGCTTCTGTATCAAGAGTAGATGAAGCTTACGGAGACAGAAACTTAGTATGTACTTGTGAGCCGATTGAAGCTTATATGTAA
- a CDS encoding YggS family pyridoxal phosphate-dependent enzyme — protein MKDDILHNLAVINDRIENACAKSGRITGEVKLLLATKTVSAERIKIALEHGQTLIAENKVQELKEKYEELKDTPHENHFIGHLQTNKIKDILKYDVTCVQSLDRLELAEKLHQRLLTENRTMDVLIQVNTSNEESKFGIDPSEAIELTRKISHYSTLKIKGLMTIGLFSAESEKVRACFKILKNLQQDIIRENIPNVEMKELSMGMSGDLETAIEEGATIVRVGTAVFGARIYPDSYYWNEGKTNNQA, from the coding sequence ATGAAAGACGATATCCTCCACAACCTTGCTGTCATCAATGACCGGATAGAAAATGCATGTGCAAAATCCGGAAGGATTACTGGTGAAGTTAAATTATTGCTGGCTACAAAAACTGTTTCGGCAGAACGTATCAAAATCGCATTGGAACATGGACAGACCTTAATTGCTGAAAATAAAGTACAGGAACTGAAGGAGAAATATGAAGAGCTAAAGGATACCCCTCATGAAAACCACTTTATTGGCCACCTTCAGACCAATAAAATCAAAGATATTCTGAAATATGATGTTACCTGCGTTCAGTCTCTGGATCGTCTGGAACTGGCCGAAAAACTCCACCAAAGACTTTTAACTGAAAACAGAACAATGGATGTTTTAATCCAGGTGAATACCTCCAATGAAGAGAGCAAATTTGGAATTGATCCCAGTGAAGCGATTGAACTTACCCGAAAGATCTCCCACTACTCTACTTTGAAAATAAAGGGTTTGATGACCATCGGTTTATTCAGTGCTGAAAGCGAGAAAGTAAGAGCATGTTTTAAAATCCTTAAAAATCTTCAACAGGATATCATCCGTGAAAACATTCCGAATGTGGAGATGAAAGAACTGTCTATGGGCATGAGCGGAGATCTGGAAACAGCCATTGAAGAAGGAGCTACCATTGTACGGGTGGGAACTGCTGTTTTTGGGGCCAGAATCTACCCGGACAGCTATTATTGGAATGAAGGAAAAACAAATAACCAAGCTTAA
- a CDS encoding AAA family ATPase has protein sequence MNLYNLIIQDKEQVNLNEVFLDKNNKEHLVQLIKEHNYIKELQEYGLPVNNKVLLQGSSGCGKTMTAKAIANALGKNIIILNLSNIVSSRIGETSQNIKMIFDKAARERSVLFLDELDQIGKARGSDDKDVGEMRRLVNTLIQLIDYYPENSLLICATNHPEIIDTALLRRFQLKINYEMPSAEILDTFYDQLLDQFPEEMRTIERKYAISFAEAKDYALTAVKAALIKKLEAKETIPS, from the coding sequence ATGAATCTGTACAATCTTATTATCCAGGATAAGGAACAAGTCAACCTTAATGAAGTATTTCTCGATAAAAACAACAAGGAGCATCTGGTACAGCTTATCAAGGAACACAATTATATTAAAGAGCTGCAGGAGTACGGTCTTCCGGTTAATAATAAGGTTTTGCTTCAGGGAAGTTCGGGATGCGGAAAAACAATGACAGCAAAGGCCATTGCCAATGCCCTGGGAAAAAATATTATTATTTTAAATCTTAGTAATATTGTATCATCCCGCATCGGAGAAACTTCACAGAATATTAAAATGATTTTTGATAAAGCCGCCAGAGAAAGATCTGTTCTTTTTCTGGATGAACTGGATCAGATTGGAAAAGCACGGGGAAGTGATGATAAAGATGTAGGCGAAATGAGAAGGCTGGTGAATACCTTGATTCAATTGATTGACTATTACCCTGAAAATTCTCTTTTAATCTGCGCTACCAATCATCCTGAGATTATTGACACTGCTCTTTTAAGACGTTTCCAGCTAAAGATTAATTATGAGATGCCTTCTGCTGAGATTCTGGATACATTCTACGATCAGCTGCTGGATCAGTTTCCGGAAGAGATGAGAACCATTGAAAGAAAGTACGCTATTTCTTTTGCTGAAGCTAAAGATTATGCCTTAACAGCTGTGAAAGCGGCTTTAATAAAAAAACTGGAAGCTAAAGAAACCATTCCATCATGA